A genome region from Pseudomonas helmanticensis includes the following:
- the epd gene encoding erythrose-4-phosphate dehydrogenase — MPQPRPYKVALNGYGRIGRCVLRALFERGEKAGFEIVAINDLADMASIEYLTRFDSTHGRFPGEVRVEGDCLHINGDCVKVLRSATPEGIDWASLGVDLVLECSGAYNTREDGQRFLDAGAPRVLFSQPMASEADVDATIVYGVNQDCLTGDELLVSNASCTTNCGVPLLRLLDKAIGLDYVSITTIHSAMNDQPVIDAYHHEDLRRTRSAFQSVIPVSTGLARGIERLLPELAGRIQAKAVRVPTVNVSCLDITMQTATATDANEVNRILREAATSGPLKGLLAYTELPHASCDFNHDPHSAIVDASQTRVSGPKLVNILAWFDNEWGFANRMLDVAEHYLQTATSKKP; from the coding sequence ATGCCTCAACCGCGTCCTTACAAAGTTGCACTCAACGGCTACGGCCGGATTGGTCGTTGCGTCTTGCGTGCGTTGTTTGAGCGAGGCGAGAAAGCCGGGTTTGAAATTGTCGCGATCAACGACCTGGCCGACATGGCCAGCATCGAATACCTGACACGCTTCGACTCCACCCATGGCCGCTTTCCTGGCGAGGTGCGAGTAGAAGGCGATTGTCTGCATATTAATGGTGACTGCGTGAAGGTTCTGCGCAGTGCCACCCCCGAAGGCATTGATTGGGCGTCGCTGGGCGTCGATCTGGTGCTTGAGTGTTCCGGTGCCTATAACACCCGTGAAGACGGCCAGCGCTTTCTCGACGCCGGCGCACCACGCGTGTTGTTCTCGCAGCCGATGGCCAGCGAGGCAGATGTCGACGCCACCATCGTCTACGGCGTCAATCAGGATTGCCTGACCGGCGACGAACTCTTGGTGTCCAACGCCTCCTGCACCACCAACTGCGGCGTGCCGCTGTTGCGCTTGCTCGACAAGGCGATCGGCCTCGATTACGTGTCGATCACCACGATTCACTCGGCGATGAACGATCAGCCAGTGATCGACGCCTATCATCACGAAGACCTGCGCCGCACCCGTTCGGCGTTCCAGTCGGTGATCCCGGTGTCCACCGGTCTGGCGCGCGGTATCGAGCGCCTGCTGCCGGAACTTGCCGGGCGAATTCAGGCCAAAGCCGTACGCGTGCCGACGGTCAACGTGTCCTGCCTCGACATCACGATGCAGACCGCCACCGCGACCGACGCCAACGAAGTCAACCGGATCCTGCGCGAGGCTGCCACCAGTGGTCCGCTCAAAGGCCTGCTCGCCTATACCGAGCTGCCGCACGCCAGTTGTGATTTCAACCATGACCCACATTCGGCCATCGTCGATGCCAGTCAGACCCGTGTTTCCGGCCCCAAGCTGGTGAACATCCTGGCCTGGTTCGACAACGAATGGGGTTTTGCCAACCGAATGCTGGACGTTGCAGAACACTATCTGCAAACAGCAACTTCAAAAAAACCGTAG